A stretch of Caenibius tardaugens NBRC 16725 DNA encodes these proteins:
- a CDS encoding DUF1192 family protein yields MDENDLPRRRGDAATQLSLESLDSYSQDELDDRIHMLETEIARVKAHRDKAAAHRQAADALFRPRNNG; encoded by the coding sequence ATGGATGAGAACGATCTCCCGAGACGGCGCGGAGACGCTGCCACCCAGCTCTCTCTTGAGAGCCTGGACAGTTATTCGCAGGACGAGCTGGATGACCGCATCCATATGCTCGAGACCGAGATCGCACGCGTAAAAGCCCACCGCGACAAGGCGGCGGCACACAGGCAGGCAGCCGATGCGCTGTTCAGGCCGCGAAATAACGGGTGA
- the clpA gene encoding ATP-dependent Clp protease ATP-binding subunit ClpA: MPSFAANLEKTLHNALANAADRSHEYATLEHLLLALIDDPDAAEVMTACGVDLGDLGDVVRQYLDQEYQSLKTGDSADPQPTAGFQRVIQRAILHVQSSGKDTVTGANVLVALFSERDSYAVYFLQQQDMSRLDAVSFISHGIGKGGRQVDNRSTGGTEEPTQAEEKTESKSSGKDSALDQFTVNLNEKALAGKVDPLIGRGPEVDRTIQILCRRSKNNPLYVGDPGVGKTAIAEGLARKIVEGDVPEVLRDAVIYSLDMGSLLAGTRYRGDFEERLKQVVSELEKMPDAVLFIDEIHTVIGAGATSGGAMDASNLLKPALSGGTIRCIGSTTYKEFRNHFEKDRALLRRFQKIDVNEPTIEDTIKILRGLRTAFEEHHKVKYTPDAIKTAVELSARYINDRKLPDKAIDVIDEVGAMQMLVPPSRRKKTITAREIEAVIATMARIPPKSVSTDDKKALEHLDRDLKRVVYGQDKAIELLASAMKLSRAGLRDPDKPIGSFLFSGPTGVGKTEVARQLASIMGIELKRFDMSEYMERHSVSRLIGAPPGYVGYDQGGLLTDAIDQHPHCVLLLDEIEKAHPDLFNILLQVMDNGRLTDHHGKTVDFRNVVLIMTTNAGASDMARQGIGFGDVSKEDAGDEAVKRMFSPEFRNRLDAIVPFAYLGTETVSRVVDKFILQLELQLAEQNVHIQFDGDAREWLSKRGYDKLYGARPMGRLIQEKVKQPLAEELLFGKLAHGGEVHVSIKDDKLAFELTPAPPKVSKPKKKSASKKPSAKTDDAPDSGQDEPFDNEK; encoded by the coding sequence ATGCCCAGTTTCGCCGCAAATCTGGAAAAGACGCTCCACAACGCGCTCGCCAATGCCGCTGACCGGAGCCATGAATATGCGACGCTCGAACACCTCCTGCTCGCCCTGATCGATGATCCCGATGCCGCCGAAGTGATGACCGCCTGCGGCGTGGATCTCGGCGATCTTGGCGATGTCGTGCGGCAGTATCTCGATCAGGAATACCAGTCTCTCAAAACCGGAGACAGCGCCGACCCACAGCCAACCGCAGGTTTTCAGCGCGTGATCCAGCGCGCGATCCTGCATGTCCAGTCATCCGGCAAGGACACCGTAACCGGCGCCAATGTGCTCGTCGCGCTGTTCTCCGAACGGGACAGCTACGCCGTCTATTTCCTGCAGCAGCAGGATATGAGCCGACTCGATGCGGTCAGCTTCATCAGCCATGGCATCGGCAAGGGCGGTCGTCAGGTCGACAACCGTTCCACCGGCGGGACGGAAGAACCCACGCAGGCGGAAGAGAAAACCGAAAGCAAATCCTCGGGCAAGGATTCGGCGCTCGATCAGTTCACCGTCAATCTCAACGAGAAGGCGCTGGCTGGGAAGGTCGATCCGCTGATCGGGCGTGGTCCGGAAGTGGATCGCACGATCCAGATCCTGTGCCGCCGGTCCAAGAACAACCCGCTTTATGTGGGCGATCCAGGCGTGGGCAAGACCGCGATTGCCGAAGGGCTGGCGCGCAAGATCGTCGAAGGCGATGTGCCGGAAGTCCTGCGCGATGCCGTTATCTATTCGCTCGATATGGGCTCCCTGCTGGCGGGCACCCGTTATCGCGGCGATTTTGAGGAGCGGCTGAAACAGGTCGTGTCCGAACTGGAAAAGATGCCCGACGCAGTGCTGTTCATCGATGAAATCCATACGGTGATCGGGGCCGGGGCAACCAGCGGCGGCGCGATGGATGCATCCAACCTGCTCAAGCCTGCGCTTTCGGGCGGGACGATCCGCTGCATCGGTTCGACCACGTACAAGGAGTTCCGCAATCACTTCGAGAAGGATCGCGCGCTGTTGCGCCGGTTCCAGAAGATCGATGTGAACGAACCCACGATCGAGGACACGATCAAGATCCTGCGCGGATTGCGCACGGCGTTCGAGGAACATCACAAGGTCAAATACACCCCCGATGCGATCAAGACCGCGGTGGAATTGTCCGCCCGCTACATCAACGATCGCAAGCTGCCGGACAAGGCGATCGACGTGATCGACGAAGTCGGCGCGATGCAGATGCTGGTCCCCCCCAGCCGCCGGAAGAAAACCATCACCGCCCGCGAAATCGAGGCCGTGATTGCGACAATGGCGCGCATCCCGCCCAAATCCGTGTCGACCGACGACAAGAAAGCGCTCGAACATCTCGATCGCGATCTCAAGCGGGTGGTTTACGGGCAGGACAAGGCCATCGAACTGCTGGCCAGTGCGATGAAGCTGAGCCGCGCCGGTCTGCGTGATCCGGACAAGCCGATCGGCAGCTTCCTGTTTTCCGGCCCCACGGGTGTCGGCAAGACCGAAGTGGCGCGTCAGCTCGCCTCGATCATGGGCATCGAACTGAAACGCTTCGACATGTCGGAATATATGGAGCGCCACAGTGTGTCCCGTCTGATCGGCGCGCCTCCGGGCTATGTCGGTTACGATCAGGGTGGCCTGCTGACCGATGCCATCGACCAGCATCCGCATTGCGTGCTGCTGCTCGATGAAATCGAGAAGGCACATCCCGATCTGTTCAACATCCTGCTGCAAGTCATGGATAACGGTCGCCTGACCGATCATCATGGCAAGACCGTGGATTTCCGGAATGTCGTTCTCATCATGACGACCAATGCCGGGGCATCCGATATGGCGCGTCAGGGCATCGGCTTCGGGGATGTGTCGAAAGAAGATGCGGGCGACGAAGCGGTGAAGCGGATGTTCAGCCCCGAATTCCGCAACCGTCTGGATGCCATTGTTCCCTTTGCCTATCTCGGCACGGAAACGGTCAGCCGGGTGGTGGACAAGTTCATCCTCCAGCTCGAACTCCAGCTGGCGGAACAGAATGTCCATATCCAGTTCGACGGCGACGCCCGCGAATGGCTGTCGAAGCGCGGTTACGACAAACTCTATGGCGCGCGTCCGATGGGCCGACTGATCCAGGAGAAGGTCAAGCAGCCGCTCGCGGAAGAACTGCTGTTCGGCAAGCTGGCGCACGGCGGCGAGGTCCATGTGAGCATCAAGGACGACAAGCTCGCCTTTGAACTCACACCGGCACCGCCCAAAGTCAGCAAGCCGAAGAAGAAATCGGCATCGAAGAAGCCTTCGGCAAAAACGGACGACGCCCCTGACAGCGGTCAGGATGAGCCTTTCGACAACGAAAAGTAA
- a CDS encoding globin-like protein — protein sequence MASQAQTPATPYDLIGGHPTLQRVVERFYDLMEQDPAYAELRALHAPELAPMRHSLTGFLAAWSGGPRDWHTENPGKCMMSAHKGIAISAAVAEQWADAMTRAIADADLPHADLSAEMTELLARMARSMARN from the coding sequence ATGGCCAGTCAGGCACAGACCCCGGCGACCCCCTACGATCTGATCGGTGGCCATCCCACGCTACAGCGCGTTGTGGAGCGGTTCTATGATCTTATGGAGCAGGACCCCGCCTATGCCGAACTGCGGGCACTGCACGCCCCCGAACTGGCACCGATGCGCCATTCACTGACCGGGTTTCTCGCCGCGTGGTCGGGCGGCCCGCGCGACTGGCACACCGAAAACCCCGGCAAGTGCATGATGAGCGCGCATAAAGGCATCGCCATTTCCGCTGCCGTGGCGGAACAATGGGCCGATGCCATGACCCGCGCCATAGCCGATGCCGACCTGCCGCATGCGGATCTCAGCGCAGAAATGACAGAACTTCTCGCCCGTATGGCGCGAAGCATGGCACGTAACTGA
- a CDS encoding DUF167 domain-containing protein: MARLRADFPPAEAIRALADGEGRLAVRVTPGARSEGIDIADGRVVIKVRAKPKDGEANSAVLATLAAALGIAPSHVKMLRGATSRDKLVQLGD; the protein is encoded by the coding sequence GTGGCGCGCCTCCGGGCTGACTTTCCACCGGCGGAGGCTATTCGCGCACTGGCCGATGGGGAGGGGCGACTGGCCGTGCGGGTTACCCCCGGCGCCCGCAGCGAGGGGATCGATATTGCCGATGGCCGGGTCGTGATAAAAGTGCGTGCGAAGCCCAAGGATGGAGAAGCGAATAGCGCGGTCCTGGCCACGCTGGCTGCGGCACTGGGGATCGCCCCTTCGCACGTAAAAATGTTGCGCGGCGCAACTTCGCGCGACAAGCTCGTCCAACTCGGCGATTGA
- a CDS encoding gamma carbonic anhydrase family protein, with amino-acid sequence MTTQRFGAELAQRPGATILPFHGKTPRIHDTAFIAPGVRIIGDVEIGPDASIWYNCVLRGDVNRIVIGARSNIQDGTVIHCDGPEAHEPHGFPTTIGDDVLVGHLAMLHGCTLHDRAFVGLSATVMNGCVIESDGMLAAGAMLSPGKTIGARQLWMGRPAKYARDLPDEALVDMQAGVARYVENGRAHLAAIADAGGEAGV; translated from the coding sequence ATGACTACCCAGCGGTTTGGCGCGGAGCTTGCCCAGCGGCCCGGTGCAACCATCCTGCCGTTTCATGGCAAAACGCCGCGCATCCACGATACAGCCTTCATCGCACCCGGTGTGCGTATAATCGGGGACGTGGAAATCGGCCCCGATGCCAGCATCTGGTACAATTGCGTGCTGCGGGGCGATGTGAACCGGATCGTGATCGGCGCGCGCAGCAATATCCAGGATGGCACGGTCATTCATTGCGATGGGCCGGAAGCGCACGAACCGCATGGCTTTCCGACCACGATCGGCGATGATGTGCTGGTTGGGCATCTGGCGATGTTGCACGGCTGCACGCTGCATGATCGGGCTTTCGTGGGCCTGAGCGCCACAGTGATGAACGGCTGCGTGATTGAAAGCGACGGCATGCTGGCTGCGGGTGCCATGCTTTCTCCCGGAAAAACCATCGGCGCGCGCCAGCTATGGATGGGCCGCCCCGCGAAATATGCGCGGGATCTGCCTGATGAGGCTTTGGTGGATATGCAGGCCGGTGTTGCCCGTTATGTGGAAAATGGGCGCGCGCATCTGGCTGCGATCGCGGATGCGGGTGGCGAAGCCGGAGTCTAG
- a CDS encoding GNAT family N-acetyltransferase, which translates to MVEFRRETPRLVLRDWREADWAHLFEHTNTPAVMRWLGGVMDEAGKIKARERLESYRRDHGFTLWVVERREDGGALAGEWLGFCGLKRSNIAGGPIGDMEIGWRLREDAWGAGYAREAAEESLRIGFEEWDAPHILALTVEGNTASWGLMRRLGMQPRTDLDFASSEFDAESGMIIVYAITRREWDVLGSPPEQK; encoded by the coding sequence ATGGTTGAGTTCCGGCGTGAAACCCCGCGCCTGGTCCTGCGCGATTGGCGCGAGGCGGATTGGGCACACTTGTTCGAACATACCAATACGCCTGCGGTCATGCGTTGGCTTGGCGGCGTGATGGACGAAGCGGGCAAGATCAAGGCCCGCGAACGGCTGGAATCCTATCGGCGCGATCACGGTTTCACCTTGTGGGTGGTCGAACGCCGAGAGGATGGTGGGGCGCTTGCGGGCGAATGGCTTGGCTTTTGCGGGCTGAAGCGTTCCAACATCGCAGGTGGGCCTATCGGGGATATGGAGATCGGCTGGCGCCTGCGCGAGGATGCATGGGGTGCTGGCTATGCGCGCGAAGCGGCAGAGGAATCGCTGCGTATCGGGTTCGAGGAATGGGACGCACCCCACATTCTGGCGCTGACGGTGGAGGGCAATACGGCCAGTTGGGGCCTGATGCGGCGGCTGGGTATGCAGCCCCGGACAGATCTCGATTTTGCCAGTTCCGAATTCGACGCCGAAAGCGGTATGATCATTGTCTATGCGATCACCCGGCGCGAATGGGACGTGTTAGGGTCCCCGCCTGAACAGAAATGA
- the hemB gene encoding porphobilinogen synthase, whose protein sequence is MTASYPALRLRRTRATAWSRALHRENVLTPAELIWPLFVTEGQGVEEPIPSLPGVSRWSVDGIAARAREAVALGIPCLALFPNTQPEKRSDDGAEALNPDNLMCRAIRAIRNACGDQIGVLTDVALDPYTAHGQDGLLDDAGYVLNDASIEVLVGQSLNQAAAGADIIAPSDMMDGRVGAIRAALESEGHTNIQIMAYAAKYASAFYGPFRDAVGSRGLLKGDKKTYQMDPANAEEALREVALDLAEGADSVMVKPGLPYLDIVRRVKERFEVPVFAYQVSGEYAMIEAAVAAGAGDRDALVLETLLAFRRAGCSGILTYHAPHAARLLHG, encoded by the coding sequence ATGACAGCATCCTATCCCGCACTTCGCCTGCGCCGCACGCGCGCCACCGCGTGGAGCCGCGCCCTTCATCGCGAAAATGTCCTGACACCGGCAGAATTGATCTGGCCGCTGTTCGTGACGGAAGGGCAGGGGGTGGAAGAACCGATACCGTCCCTGCCCGGTGTGTCGCGCTGGTCGGTCGATGGTATCGCTGCCCGCGCCCGGGAAGCTGTGGCACTGGGTATTCCCTGCCTTGCCCTGTTTCCGAACACCCAGCCGGAAAAGCGCAGCGATGACGGGGCCGAAGCGCTCAACCCCGATAATCTCATGTGCCGCGCGATCCGCGCGATCCGCAATGCCTGTGGCGATCAGATCGGGGTACTGACCGATGTCGCGCTCGATCCTTATACGGCGCATGGTCAGGATGGTTTGCTGGATGATGCGGGTTATGTTCTCAACGATGCCTCGATCGAAGTGCTGGTCGGGCAAAGTCTCAACCAGGCTGCGGCGGGCGCGGACATCATTGCGCCGTCCGACATGATGGATGGCCGGGTCGGCGCGATCCGTGCGGCGCTGGAGAGCGAAGGTCACACCAATATCCAGATCATGGCCTATGCCGCGAAGTATGCTTCGGCATTCTATGGCCCGTTTCGCGATGCGGTGGGTTCGCGCGGGCTGCTGAAAGGTGACAAGAAGACCTATCAGATGGACCCGGCGAATGCCGAGGAAGCCCTGCGTGAGGTCGCGCTCGACCTTGCGGAAGGGGCTGATAGCGTGATGGTGAAGCCGGGCCTGCCCTATCTCGATATCGTGCGCCGGGTGAAGGAACGCTTCGAAGTTCCCGTCTTCGCCTATCAGGTGAGCGGGGAATACGCGATGATCGAGGCCGCTGTCGCAGCCGGGGCCGGAGATCGCGATGCGCTGGTTCTGGAAACCTTGCTGGCGTTCCGGCGTGCCGGTTGTTCGGGTATTCTGACGTACCATGCACCGCATGCGGCGCGTTTGTTGCATGGTTGA
- a CDS encoding M23 family metallopeptidase, which produces MFKSREHFSGYEAGDRGGPGVGAAALTHAQMLGEPELFVHNRICSYAERFAAWKEAAWQRAQALDLAPDLAEDIGSARWFRGAGTLLGLTAVALAFWPDFAPLEAAPAMTIDPAARDEFRSQMIMPLALGADSGRHMGATQAVTPLHAAPERPRVEMVATLAPGDSFSRMLQRAGVGAGEAARVNGMIAGAISPGDIASGTRVDLVLGRRTGTDEARPLESLSFRARFDLEVAIDRRDSGLVLVPRQIRVDATPLRVRGIVGPSLYRSARNAGVPAHAVQQYLRTLATNGSFDGELAAGDTFDIIVAYKRAETGEAQAGDLLYAGLERGGKPRAQLLRWGANGQFFEASGVGESRSGLLAPVNGRIGSPFGMRRHPILGFARMHKGLDFKAGYGAPVYAVTDGRVTYAGRHGGHGNYIRLEHGGGLGTGYAHLSRFAVSSGAQVRRGQVIGYVGSTGLSTGPHLHYEMYRGGRAVNPASVQFVTRAQLSGQELAAFRARLASLKSVASGAALESLAPTRTAALDEPTREIDRVARVKPQG; this is translated from the coding sequence TTGTTCAAATCGCGCGAACATTTTTCTGGATACGAAGCCGGTGACAGGGGCGGCCCAGGTGTGGGCGCTGCTGCGCTGACTCATGCGCAGATGCTGGGCGAGCCTGAACTGTTCGTCCACAACCGGATCTGTTCCTATGCGGAACGTTTCGCAGCGTGGAAAGAAGCGGCATGGCAACGGGCGCAGGCGCTCGATCTGGCTCCGGATCTTGCCGAAGATATCGGCAGCGCACGGTGGTTTCGCGGGGCTGGGACATTGCTGGGCCTTACGGCCGTGGCGCTGGCGTTCTGGCCCGATTTCGCACCGTTGGAAGCGGCCCCGGCCATGACAATCGACCCGGCGGCGCGGGATGAATTCCGCAGCCAGATGATCATGCCGCTCGCGCTAGGTGCGGACAGCGGCCGACACATGGGGGCGACACAGGCTGTCACCCCGTTGCACGCCGCGCCGGAACGACCGCGCGTTGAAATGGTTGCGACATTGGCTCCGGGTGACAGTTTCAGCCGCATGCTGCAGCGTGCCGGGGTTGGTGCCGGTGAAGCCGCGCGGGTCAACGGCATGATAGCCGGGGCGATATCACCCGGCGATATCGCGTCGGGCACCCGCGTTGATCTCGTGCTGGGCCGCAGAACCGGCACAGATGAGGCACGGCCGCTCGAATCGCTCTCGTTTCGCGCGCGTTTCGATCTGGAAGTCGCCATTGATCGTCGGGATAGCGGTCTGGTGCTGGTGCCCCGGCAGATCAGGGTGGATGCCACGCCCCTGCGTGTCAGGGGGATTGTCGGGCCCAGCCTCTATCGTTCCGCCCGCAATGCCGGCGTGCCCGCGCATGCGGTGCAGCAATATCTGCGCACATTGGCCACCAATGGCAGTTTTGACGGTGAACTCGCGGCCGGTGATACCTTCGATATTATCGTGGCCTACAAACGCGCCGAAACCGGGGAGGCCCAGGCTGGTGACCTGCTCTATGCGGGGCTTGAACGCGGTGGCAAACCCAGGGCGCAACTGCTGCGCTGGGGGGCGAATGGCCAGTTCTTCGAGGCATCGGGCGTTGGCGAATCGCGCAGCGGGCTACTGGCGCCGGTCAACGGGCGGATAGGATCGCCGTTTGGCATGCGGCGTCATCCGATTCTGGGTTTTGCGCGCATGCACAAAGGCCTCGATTTCAAGGCAGGCTATGGCGCACCGGTCTATGCCGTCACCGATGGCCGGGTGACCTATGCCGGGCGGCATGGTGGTCACGGCAACTATATCAGGCTTGAACATGGCGGTGGTCTTGGCACGGGGTATGCGCATCTCAGCCGCTTTGCGGTGTCATCGGGTGCGCAGGTCCGGCGCGGACAGGTGATTGGCTATGTCGGGTCGACCGGGCTCTCCACCGGGCCGCATTTGCATTATGAAATGTATCGCGGCGGGCGGGCGGTGAATCCGGCCAGCGTCCAGTTTGTTACGCGCGCGCAGTTGTCAGGTCAGGAACTGGCGGCATTCCGGGCCCGGCTGGCATCGCTGAAAAGCGTTGCTTCGGGCGCGGCACTGGAAAGCCTCGCACCGACCAGAACGGCGGCTTTGGACGAACCCACGCGTGAGATCGATCGGGTGGCCCGCGTAAAACCGCAGGGCTGA